Proteins encoded by one window of Kribbella italica:
- a CDS encoding [protein-PII] uridylyltransferase, producing the protein MVDRAAQRRARAEEADALLYLLLSKACDALGVPTEGVALVAVGGYGREELSPYSDLDVMLVHVEGYPRVDELAAQIWYPLWDSRTRLDHSVRTLDEARKAAADDVRVALGLLDARHVAGDSHLTLQLRSVLMADWRRTARDRLPALAQACRDRAGTVGELAHLAEPDLKEAYGGLRDAVVLRALVASWLVDVPHPVVERARLDLLDVRDELHAVAGRATDRLVADVTGEVAAGLGLSGRDALLRHVYSTGRTLAHVCDVSWRRIESLVTRPPRSRRRRTGGPLLLALDEGVGQHEGEVVLMPDARPERDPALGLRAAAVAADRELVLSPSVAARLTATAAELPDPWPGEARRLFCALLGAGQGLLEVWETMDQTGYISRLLPEWDSVRFRPPQSAIHRYTVDRHLLETCVEASSMVRDVRRPDLLLVAALIHDLGKAVEGDHSVTGAAIAAVVARRLGFSEADSDTITLLVRQHLMLAQVATRRDLDDPMTVDLVAGIVGDTETLDLLEALTYADARAAGPAASSPWRLRLVGELARRVRGELSGGGSGLWNEAPPLPTPELHQVVGVGRLGVTVSEYHGDLRVNVAVPDQVGTLSTVAAVLAVERLAVRSAVITSVEGLGISSWTVAGSAPDPVRLRDRLAVALRDKSDLVRRLAARDSSARKGPAARVDLLPGASETATVLQVRAHDRPGLLYDVTAAIAATGADIRSAHVGTLGAECVDVFYLTDSHGSPLEDEDARVTAKTVLDRLTS; encoded by the coding sequence ATGGTGGACCGGGCAGCTCAGCGGCGCGCGCGGGCCGAGGAGGCCGACGCGCTGCTGTACCTGCTCCTCTCGAAAGCCTGTGACGCCCTCGGTGTGCCCACCGAGGGCGTCGCGCTGGTCGCCGTCGGCGGCTACGGCCGGGAGGAGCTGTCGCCGTACAGCGATCTCGACGTGATGCTCGTGCACGTCGAGGGGTACCCACGGGTGGACGAGCTCGCCGCACAGATCTGGTACCCGCTGTGGGACTCGCGGACCAGGCTGGACCACAGCGTGCGCACGCTGGACGAGGCGCGGAAGGCAGCGGCTGACGACGTACGGGTTGCGCTGGGGCTGCTGGACGCGCGGCACGTTGCTGGGGACTCGCACCTCACCCTGCAGCTGCGGTCGGTGCTGATGGCGGACTGGCGTCGTACGGCGCGAGATCGCTTGCCTGCTTTGGCTCAGGCGTGCCGGGACCGGGCCGGGACGGTCGGGGAGCTCGCGCACCTGGCTGAGCCGGACTTGAAGGAGGCGTACGGCGGGCTGCGGGACGCGGTGGTGCTGCGTGCGCTGGTGGCGTCCTGGCTGGTCGACGTACCGCACCCGGTGGTCGAGCGGGCTCGCCTGGACCTGCTGGACGTGCGAGACGAGCTGCATGCTGTTGCGGGTCGCGCAACTGACCGGTTGGTTGCTGACGTGACTGGTGAAGTTGCTGCAGGGCTTGGGCTTTCCGGGCGCGACGCGTTGCTGCGGCACGTCTACTCGACCGGGCGGACGCTGGCGCACGTGTGCGACGTGTCCTGGCGGCGGATCGAGAGCCTGGTGACCAGACCGCCTCGCTCGCGGCGTCGTCGTACTGGTGGGCCGTTGCTGCTCGCACTGGACGAGGGGGTCGGGCAGCACGAGGGTGAGGTCGTGCTGATGCCGGATGCCCGGCCGGAGCGGGACCCTGCACTCGGACTGCGGGCTGCTGCCGTTGCTGCCGACAGGGAGCTGGTGCTGTCGCCTTCTGTCGCTGCACGGCTGACGGCGACTGCTGCTGAGCTGCCAGATCCCTGGCCGGGAGAGGCCCGGCGGCTGTTCTGCGCGCTGCTGGGTGCCGGGCAGGGGCTGCTCGAGGTCTGGGAGACGATGGACCAGACCGGCTACATCTCGCGGCTGTTGCCGGAGTGGGACAGCGTGCGCTTCCGGCCGCCGCAGTCGGCCATCCACCGCTACACGGTCGACCGGCACCTGCTGGAGACCTGTGTCGAGGCGTCGTCGATGGTGCGCGACGTACGGCGTCCGGACCTGCTGCTGGTCGCCGCGCTGATCCATGACCTGGGCAAGGCGGTCGAGGGCGACCACAGCGTGACCGGTGCCGCTATTGCCGCGGTCGTGGCGCGCCGGCTGGGCTTCAGCGAGGCCGACTCCGACACGATCACGCTGCTGGTCCGGCAGCACCTGATGCTCGCGCAGGTCGCGACGCGGCGGGATCTGGACGACCCGATGACAGTGGACCTCGTCGCGGGGATCGTCGGCGACACGGAGACGCTGGATCTGCTGGAGGCGCTCACGTACGCCGACGCCCGGGCTGCTGGGCCTGCAGCGTCGTCGCCTTGGCGGCTGCGGCTGGTGGGGGAGCTGGCCCGGCGGGTGCGTGGTGAGCTGTCCGGTGGTGGGTCAGGTTTGTGGAACGAGGCGCCGCCGTTGCCGACGCCGGAGCTGCATCAGGTGGTCGGTGTGGGCCGGCTGGGCGTGACGGTGTCGGAGTACCACGGGGACCTGCGGGTCAACGTGGCCGTGCCGGACCAGGTGGGGACGTTGTCGACGGTTGCCGCCGTACTGGCTGTGGAGCGGCTTGCTGTGCGGTCTGCCGTGATCACCTCGGTAGAGGGCCTTGGCATCTCGTCGTGGACGGTGGCTGGGTCGGCGCCGGATCCGGTGCGGCTGCGGGACCGGCTGGCTGTGGCTCTGCGTGACAAGAGCGACCTCGTACGGCGGTTGGCGGCGCGGGACTCCTCTGCGCGGAAGGGCCCGGCCGCCCGCGTCGACTTGTTGCCGGGGGCCTCTGAGACGGCGACTGTGCTGCAGGTGCGGGCGCACGACCGGCCCGGGTTGCTCTACGACGTGACCGCGGCGATCGCTGCGACCGGTGCGGACATCCGGTCCGCCCATGTCGGGACGCTGGGCGCGGAGTGCGTCGACGTGTTCTACCTGACCGATTCGCACGGCTCGCCGCTGGAGGACGAGGACGCGCGGGTGACCGCCAAGACGGTCTTGGATCGCCTGACCTCTTAG
- a CDS encoding P-II family nitrogen regulator yields the protein MKLITAVVKPHKLEDVRTALETFGVTGMTVTEASGYGRQKGHTEVYRGAEYEVDLVPKVRLEVVIEDGDASDVLDVIVKAAQTGKIGDGKVWVTPVETIVRVRTGEVDGDAL from the coding sequence ATGAAGCTGATCACCGCGGTGGTCAAGCCGCACAAGCTGGAGGACGTCCGGACCGCGCTGGAGACCTTCGGGGTGACCGGCATGACGGTGACCGAGGCCAGCGGCTACGGCCGGCAGAAGGGCCACACCGAGGTCTACCGCGGCGCCGAGTACGAGGTGGACCTGGTCCCGAAGGTCCGGCTCGAGGTCGTGATCGAGGACGGTGACGCCTCCGACGTGCTGGACGTGATCGTCAAGGCCGCGCAGACCGGCAAGATCGGCGACGGCAAGGTCTGGGTGACTCCGGTCGAGACGATCGTCCGGGTCCGGACCGGCGAGGTCGACGGAGACGCGCTGTAG
- a CDS encoding ammonium transporter: MTLMEINAGDTAWVLVSAALVFLMTPGLAFFYGGMVRVKSVLNMMMMSAITIGVVTVLWVVVGYSLTFGGDNGGVIGNFSVAGLKGLIAPDAVSGTIPTLAYVGFQLMFAIITPALISGAIADRASFRGWIVFVALWTSLVYFPVAHSVWYLDGEGGGGFIGTGIKAIDFAGGTAVHVNAGAAALALAIVLGKRVGWRKDPMRPHSLPLVVLGAGLLWFGWFGFNAGSALTAGTTAAVTFVNTQCATAAAVIGWLIVERIRHGKATTLGMASGAVAGLVAITPACGALTPVGSLILGVVAGGICAFAVSLKYKLGFDDSLDVVGVHLVGGLVGSLAIGFLGTAAAPSAVDGLFYGGGAGQLGRQALANVIVGVYSFVVAFILAKLIDLTIGFRIKEDDEVTGIDQLEHAESAYDFLAAGSGLRGPATVVRTPAPAAPVDDAPEKDASEKEGANA, from the coding sequence ATGACGTTGATGGAGATCAACGCCGGCGATACCGCCTGGGTCTTGGTCAGTGCCGCCCTGGTGTTCTTGATGACACCGGGCCTGGCTTTCTTCTACGGCGGCATGGTGCGCGTCAAGAGCGTGCTGAACATGATGATGATGAGTGCCATCACCATCGGGGTCGTCACCGTGCTGTGGGTGGTCGTCGGCTACTCGCTCACGTTCGGTGGTGACAACGGTGGGGTGATCGGCAACTTCTCGGTCGCCGGCCTGAAGGGACTGATCGCGCCCGACGCGGTCAGCGGCACCATCCCGACGCTCGCCTACGTCGGCTTCCAGCTGATGTTCGCGATCATCACCCCCGCGCTGATCTCGGGCGCGATCGCCGACCGGGCCTCGTTCCGGGGCTGGATTGTGTTCGTGGCGCTGTGGACCTCGCTGGTCTACTTCCCGGTCGCGCACTCGGTCTGGTACCTCGACGGCGAGGGCGGCGGAGGCTTCATCGGTACCGGCATCAAGGCGATCGACTTCGCCGGCGGTACGGCGGTGCACGTGAACGCCGGTGCGGCCGCGCTCGCCCTGGCGATCGTGCTGGGCAAGCGGGTCGGCTGGCGCAAGGACCCGATGCGGCCGCACAGCCTGCCGCTGGTCGTGCTCGGCGCCGGTCTGCTGTGGTTCGGCTGGTTCGGCTTCAACGCCGGCTCCGCCCTGACCGCCGGTACGACGGCCGCCGTCACCTTCGTGAACACCCAGTGCGCCACCGCCGCCGCGGTGATCGGCTGGCTGATCGTGGAGCGGATCCGGCACGGCAAGGCCACCACGCTGGGCATGGCGTCCGGTGCGGTCGCCGGTCTGGTCGCGATCACCCCGGCCTGTGGCGCGCTCACCCCGGTCGGCTCGCTGATCCTCGGTGTCGTTGCCGGTGGCATCTGTGCCTTCGCGGTCTCGCTCAAGTACAAGCTGGGCTTCGACGACTCGCTCGACGTCGTCGGCGTACACCTGGTCGGCGGTCTGGTCGGCTCGCTGGCGATCGGCTTCCTCGGCACGGCCGCCGCGCCGTCCGCGGTGGACGGCCTGTTCTACGGTGGTGGTGCGGGGCAGCTGGGCCGGCAGGCGCTGGCGAACGTGATCGTCGGGGTCTACTCCTTCGTGGTCGCGTTCATCCTGGCCAAGCTGATCGACCTGACCATCGGCTTCCGGATCAAGGAGGACGACGAGGTCACCGGGATCGACCAGCTCGAGCACGCCGAGTCGGCGTACGACTTCCTGGCCGCGGGCTCCGGCCTGCGCGGCCCGGCGACGGTGGTCCGGACCCCGGCCCCGGCGGCTCCGGTCGACGACGCTCCCGAGAAGGACGCTTCTGAGAAGGAAGGTGCGAACGCATGA
- a CDS encoding TetR/AcrR family transcriptional regulator — protein sequence MGTNSGEKPRRGRPRDPDAEPRIRRYAVQLLLERGFDGMTVDDVAEAAGVGKATIYRRWASKEQLANDALADLFDIEIPDADTGSIAGDLRQVYRDALAFVNSADGVALVRLAVTELNRGEPFAVFYRAFLERRVDQTEAALKRARARGERVREDADPVLMVQWLAGVLILRAMTREPMPRVEDTDHLVQMTLRCILE from the coding sequence ATGGGAACCAACAGCGGGGAAAAACCACGCCGGGGCCGGCCACGGGACCCGGACGCCGAACCGAGGATTCGGCGGTACGCCGTCCAGCTGCTGCTGGAGCGCGGCTTCGACGGCATGACCGTCGACGACGTCGCCGAGGCGGCCGGGGTCGGCAAAGCGACCATCTACCGGCGCTGGGCCAGCAAGGAACAGCTGGCCAACGACGCGCTGGCCGACCTGTTCGACATCGAGATCCCGGACGCGGACACCGGTTCGATCGCGGGCGACCTGCGCCAGGTCTACCGCGACGCACTGGCCTTCGTGAACAGCGCCGACGGAGTGGCCCTGGTCCGGCTCGCTGTCACCGAACTGAACCGCGGCGAGCCGTTCGCGGTGTTCTACCGGGCCTTCCTCGAACGCCGCGTCGACCAGACCGAGGCGGCGCTCAAACGGGCCCGGGCCCGCGGCGAGCGCGTCCGGGAGGACGCCGATCCGGTGCTGATGGTGCAGTGGCTCGCCGGAGTACTGATTCTCCGCGCGATGACCAGGGAGCCGATGCCTCGCGTCGAGGACACCGACCACCTGGTGCAGATGACGCTGCGCTGCATCCTGGAGTAG